In the genome of Neisseria animaloris, one region contains:
- the prfB gene encoding peptide chain release factor 2 (programmed frameshift), translating to MEAEVVNQLNAALADLAERSTDIRGYLDYDGKKDRLEEVVGLSEDPDLWNDPKKAQEIGKERKVLEGIVLTLDNIAAGIADNRELLEMVVEENDEDGFAAVREDIANLEKQMGELEFKRMFNQPADVNNCFIDITAGAGGTEAEDWAGMLYRMYLRYAERKGFKVDVLEEDEGDIAGINRATIKLEGEYAYGLLRTETGIHRLVRYSPFDSNNKRHTSFCSVFVYPEVDDSFEVEINPADLRIDTYRASGAGGQHINKTDSAVRITHNPTGIVVQCQNDRSQHRNRDEAMNMLKAKLFELEMRKRNEEKQSLEDSKSDVGWGHQIRSYVFDQSRIKDLRTSYEVGNIKAVMDGDLDGFIEASLKQGV from the exons ATAGAAGCAGAAGTAGTCAACCAATTGAATGCTGCGCTGGCCGACCTTGCCGAACGCAGCACCGACATTCGGGGGTATCTT GACTACGACGGCAAAAAAGACCGTTTGGAAGAAGTAGTCGGCCTTTCCGAAGACCCCGATTTGTGGAACGACCCTAAAAAAGCCCAAGAAATCGGCAAAGAGCGCAAAGTGCTCGAAGGCATCGTGCTCACGCTCGACAACATCGCGGCCGGCATTGCCGACAACCGCGAGCTGTTGGAAATGGTGGTGGAAGAAAACGACGAAGACGGCTTTGCCGCCGTGCGGGAAGACATTGCCAACCTCGAAAAACAAATGGGCGAGCTGGAGTTCAAACGCATGTTTAACCAGCCGGCCGACGTAAACAACTGCTTTATCGATATTACTGCCGGTGCGGGAGGCACCGAAGCGGAAGATTGGGCGGGCATGCTCTACCGCATGTATCTGCGCTATGCCGAGCGTAAAGGCTTCAAAGTGGACGTGTTGGAAGAAGACGAAGGCGACATCGCCGGCATCAACCGCGCCACCATCAAGCTCGAAGGCGAATACGCCTACGGCCTTTTACGCACCGAAACCGGCATCCACCGTTTGGTTCGTTACTCGCCGTTCGATTCCAACAACAAACGCCACACTTCATTCTGCTCGGTATTCGTTTACCCCGAAGTGGACGACAGCTTTGAAGTGGAAATCAACCCTGCCGATCTGCGTATCGACACTTATCGCGCTTCCGGTGCGGGCGGCCAGCACATCAACAAAACCGATTCGGCCGTGCGGATTACCCACAACCCCACTGGCATCGTGGTGCAATGCCAAAACGACCGTTCTCAGCACCGCAACCGCGACGAAGCGATGAACATGCTCAAAGCCAAGCTGTTTGAATTGGAAATGCGCAAGCGCAACGAAGAAAAACAATCGCTCGAAGACAGCAAATCCGACGTAGGCTGGGGGCATCAAATCCGCTCGTATGTGTTCGACCAATCACGCATCAAAGATTTGCGTACTTCTTACGAAGTCGGCAACATCAAAGCCGTGATGGACGGCGATTTGGACGGCTTTATCGAAGCCAGCCTGAAACAGGGCGTTTAA
- a CDS encoding LOG family protein, whose protein sequence is MNLYRKLPVPILPENIRREVQAKESYHVLKIISEFVEAGEELRAIQPAVSIYGSARTPVDSPDYQFTERLSRKLSDAGFAVISGGGPGIMEAANKGAFAGRSPAVGLNIVLPHEQTANPYQNLSIKFQHFFPRKVMFVKHAVAYVVMPGGYGTLDELFESLTLVQTGKTPSRPIILVGKAFWQGLLDWIHQQLHGNSMISEEDLDLMKVIDDEDEIIEHIFAHYEKRADGLCEPQDNTWELGL, encoded by the coding sequence ATGAATTTATACCGCAAGCTGCCCGTGCCGATTCTGCCTGAAAATATCCGCCGCGAAGTTCAGGCTAAAGAATCGTATCATGTGCTGAAGATTATTTCCGAGTTCGTCGAGGCAGGGGAAGAGTTACGTGCCATCCAGCCTGCCGTGAGTATTTACGGCAGTGCGCGTACACCGGTTGACAGTCCTGATTACCAGTTTACCGAACGCCTGTCGCGCAAACTTTCTGATGCCGGTTTTGCGGTAATTTCGGGCGGCGGGCCGGGCATTATGGAAGCGGCCAACAAAGGTGCGTTTGCCGGCAGAAGCCCCGCCGTAGGCTTGAATATCGTGTTGCCGCATGAGCAGACGGCAAACCCTTATCAAAACCTTTCGATTAAATTCCAGCATTTTTTCCCGCGTAAAGTGATGTTTGTGAAGCACGCCGTTGCCTATGTGGTGATGCCCGGCGGTTACGGCACGCTCGACGAACTGTTTGAAAGTCTCACGCTGGTGCAAACCGGCAAAACGCCCAGCCGCCCGATTATTTTGGTAGGCAAAGCATTCTGGCAGGGGCTGCTCGACTGGATACACCAACAACTGCACGGCAACAGCATGATTTCCGAAGAGGATTTGGATTTAATGAAAGTGATTGATGATGAAGACGAAATCATCGAACACATTTTCGCCCACTATGAAAAACGCGCCGACGGCTTGTGCGAACCGCAAGACAATACTTGGGAATTGGGTTTGTAG
- a CDS encoding phosphoglycerate kinase: MAFLKLTEQNVQGKTVLIRADMNVPFKDGAISDDTRIRASLASIQYCLDNGAAVIVMSHLGRPIEGEFHPEDDVAPVAAHLGKLLGKEVKVLNDWRENKPALKAGEIAMLQNVRINKGEKKNDLELGKAYAALCDVFVNDAFGTAHRAQASTEAVAQAAPVACAGVLMAGELDALGKALKEPARPLAAIVAGSKVSTKLTILESLADKVDQLIVGGGIANTFLMAAGKPIGKSLAEHDLVEESKKIMEKMAAKGGVVPLPTDVVVAKAFAADAEATVKNIDDVAEDDMILDIGPQSAAALAEALKKAGTVVWNGPVGVFEFDQFAGGTEVLAKAIADSSAFSIAGGGDTLAAIAKFGITDQISYISTGGGAFLEFLEGKELPAVAVLGKRA, from the coding sequence ATGGCATTTTTGAAATTGACCGAACAAAACGTACAAGGCAAAACCGTATTGATCCGTGCCGATATGAACGTACCGTTTAAAGACGGTGCCATCAGCGACGACACCCGTATCCGCGCATCGCTCGCGTCGATTCAATATTGCTTGGACAACGGAGCGGCGGTGATTGTGATGTCGCACTTGGGCCGCCCCATCGAAGGCGAGTTCCACCCCGAAGACGACGTAGCGCCGGTTGCCGCCCACTTGGGCAAACTGTTGGGCAAAGAAGTGAAAGTGTTGAACGATTGGCGCGAAAACAAACCTGCGCTCAAAGCCGGTGAAATCGCCATGCTGCAAAACGTGCGCATCAACAAAGGCGAAAAGAAAAACGATTTGGAATTGGGCAAAGCTTATGCCGCGTTGTGCGACGTGTTTGTAAACGACGCATTCGGCACCGCCCACCGCGCCCAAGCCTCTACCGAAGCCGTAGCTCAAGCCGCGCCCGTGGCCTGTGCCGGTGTGTTGATGGCCGGCGAATTAGACGCTTTGGGCAAAGCCCTCAAAGAGCCCGCCCGCCCGCTGGCTGCGATTGTGGCCGGCAGCAAAGTATCGACCAAACTCACCATTCTCGAGAGCTTGGCCGACAAAGTTGACCAATTGATCGTCGGCGGCGGCATCGCCAACACCTTCCTGATGGCTGCGGGCAAACCCATCGGCAAATCGCTGGCCGAGCATGATTTGGTGGAAGAATCGAAAAAAATCATGGAAAAAATGGCGGCCAAAGGCGGCGTGGTTCCACTGCCGACCGACGTGGTAGTGGCCAAAGCGTTTGCCGCCGATGCCGAGGCAACGGTAAAAAATATCGACGATGTGGCCGAAGACGACATGATTCTCGACATCGGCCCGCAATCAGCCGCAGCCTTGGCCGAAGCCTTGAAAAAAGCCGGCACGGTGGTGTGGAACGGCCCCGTGGGCGTGTTTGAGTTCGACCAATTTGCCGGCGGCACAGAAGTGCTAGCCAAAGCAATTGCCGACAGCAGCGCCTTCTCGATTGCCGGCGGCGGCGACACTTTGGCGGCGATTGCCAAGTTCGGCATTACCGACCAAATCAGCTACATTTCCACCGGTGGCGGTGCGTTCCTTGAGTTTTTGGAAGGCAAAGAGCTGCCTGCCGTGGCGGTTTTGGGAAAACGCGCTTAA
- the rsgA gene encoding ribosome small subunit-dependent GTPase A — MPETAQIITSYGRRYIVRTGSGRIYDTTTRKKRVDFACGDYVHITPINNEQAVIEDYLPRESLLYRQDTWKTKLIAANVDQLLIVTAAVPGPSETFIQRALLAAEAADIRAVIVLNKADLPETAAWHEKLKFYETLGYPVLEVSALDNAEPLKPVLQGHTNIFLGQSGMGKSTLTNTLLGSQTARVGDISTALDSGKHTTTHAQLYDLNEETQLIDSPGLQEFGLLHLDAARLLHYFPDLRHLAGQCRFHNCTHRAEPGCAVKNAAEAGEVRRDRVAFLQKITDELLR; from the coding sequence ATGCCCGAAACCGCCCAAATCATCACCAGCTACGGTAGACGCTACATCGTCCGCACCGGCAGCGGCCGCATCTACGACACTACCACCCGCAAAAAACGTGTCGATTTTGCCTGCGGCGATTACGTACACATCACGCCGATCAACAACGAACAGGCAGTGATTGAAGACTATCTGCCCCGAGAAAGCCTACTCTACCGCCAAGACACATGGAAAACCAAGCTGATCGCCGCCAACGTCGACCAGCTTTTAATCGTTACCGCCGCCGTGCCCGGCCCCAGCGAAACCTTCATCCAGCGCGCCCTGCTTGCCGCCGAAGCCGCCGACATCCGCGCCGTCATCGTGCTGAACAAAGCCGATCTGCCCGAAACCGCCGCATGGCACGAAAAACTGAAATTTTACGAAACACTCGGTTATCCCGTTTTGGAAGTAAGCGCGCTCGATAACGCCGAGCCGCTCAAACCGGTTTTGCAAGGCCATACCAATATTTTTCTGGGGCAGAGCGGCATGGGCAAATCCACCCTCACCAATACCTTGCTCGGCAGCCAAACCGCCCGCGTCGGCGATATTTCCACTGCACTCGATTCCGGTAAACACACTACCACCCACGCCCAGCTTTACGATTTAAATGAAGAAACCCAGTTAATCGATTCGCCGGGCTTGCAGGAATTCGGCCTGCTCCATCTCGATGCCGCCCGATTGCTGCATTATTTCCCCGATTTACGCCATCTGGCGGGGCAATGCCGCTTCCACAACTGCACCCACCGCGCCGAACCGGGCTGTGCGGTCAAAAACGCAGCCGAAGCGGGAGAAGTACGGCGGGATAGGGTGGCGTTTCTGCAAAAAATTACCGACGAGCTGCTGCGTTGA
- a CDS encoding M48 family metallopeptidase, whose product MNTNTVYVSFLFFFTFSTVLQLYLSVRQSRAVLAHRHEVPRDFAGTVSLEEHQKAADYTLAKQRLARYHVLFDAFLLLVFTLGGGLNLLAALSMKFSDGPITQGVLLIALFVVVNNVLSLPFDWYATFKLEARFGFNRSTVATFVVDNVKALLLGAVIGVPLLYAAIYLMGVTGSLWWMWIWLLWLAFSFLLMWAFPKWIAPVFNKFEPMPEGSLKIRIESLLERTGFKSKGIFVMDGSKRSGHGNAYFTGLGDNKRIVFYDTLLQDMQPDEVEAVLAHELGHFRRRHIIKQMLVMLALALVVLFILGQLMPEAAFYRGLGVVYPSHAMALLLFLLVLPVFTFPFSPLRSLMSRRNEFEADRFAAKTVSVKDLITALTKLYRSNAATLVSDRWYSCFYDSHPNARERIAALRALEKNQNHDKSP is encoded by the coding sequence ATGAATACAAATACCGTTTACGTGTCATTTTTGTTTTTCTTCACTTTCTCGACGGTTTTGCAACTTTACTTATCCGTGCGGCAAAGCCGTGCTGTATTGGCACACCGCCATGAAGTGCCGCGTGATTTTGCCGGTACGGTGTCGTTGGAAGAACATCAAAAAGCGGCGGATTACACTTTGGCCAAGCAGAGGTTAGCGCGTTACCATGTTTTGTTTGATGCGTTTTTGTTGTTGGTGTTCACTCTCGGCGGCGGTTTGAATTTACTGGCGGCATTGAGTATGAAGTTTTCAGACGGCCCTATCACACAGGGTGTGTTGTTGATTGCTCTGTTTGTAGTGGTAAACAATGTGCTTTCGTTGCCGTTTGACTGGTATGCCACATTTAAACTGGAAGCCCGTTTCGGTTTTAACCGCAGTACGGTGGCTACGTTTGTGGTCGATAACGTGAAAGCATTGCTGTTGGGTGCGGTAATCGGTGTGCCGTTGCTATATGCGGCGATTTATCTGATGGGTGTTACCGGTTCATTGTGGTGGATGTGGATATGGCTGTTGTGGCTGGCTTTTTCGTTTTTGCTGATGTGGGCATTTCCGAAGTGGATTGCACCGGTTTTCAATAAATTCGAGCCGATGCCCGAAGGTAGTTTGAAAATCCGTATCGAAAGCCTGTTGGAACGTACGGGGTTCAAAAGCAAAGGTATTTTTGTGATGGACGGCAGCAAACGTTCCGGCCACGGCAATGCTTACTTCACCGGTTTGGGCGACAACAAACGTATCGTGTTTTACGATACACTGCTGCAAGATATGCAGCCGGACGAAGTGGAAGCGGTGCTGGCGCATGAATTGGGTCATTTCAGGCGCAGGCATATCATCAAGCAGATGCTGGTTATGTTGGCTTTGGCTTTGGTGGTGCTGTTCATATTGGGTCAGTTGATGCCCGAAGCGGCGTTTTACCGCGGTTTGGGTGTGGTTTATCCCAGCCATGCGATGGCTTTGCTGTTGTTTCTGCTGGTGTTGCCGGTATTTACTTTTCCGTTTTCACCCTTACGCAGCCTGATGTCGCGCAGAAATGAATTTGAAGCCGACCGTTTTGCTGCGAAAACCGTATCGGTAAAGGATTTGATTACGGCTTTGACTAAACTTTACCGTAGCAATGCCGCTACTTTGGTGTCAGACAGATGGTATTCGTGCTTTTACGATTCCCATCCGAATGCGAGGGAACGGATAGCTGCTTTGAGGGCGTTGGAAAAAAATCAAAACCATGATAAGTCGCCGTAA
- the gap gene encoding type I glyceraldehyde-3-phosphate dehydrogenase: MSIKVAINGFGRIGRLALRQIIKTDGIEVVAVNDLTPADMLLHLFKYDSTQGRFQGKAELKDDAIVVNGKEIKVFADPDPENLPWGELGIDVVLECTGFFTKQEKAEKHIKAGAKKVVISAPGGDMKTVVYGVNEHVLDGSETVISAASCTTNCLAPMADVLHKEFGIVEGLMTTIHAYTGDQNTLDAPHRKGDFRRARAAALNIVPNTTGAAKAIGLVIPDLKGKLDGAAQRVPVATGSLTELVSVLERPVTVEEVNAAMKKAASDYYAYNEDPIVSSDVIGLEAGSLFDATQTKVITVGDKQLVKTVAWYDNEMSYTCQLVRVLAYFAKLIK, from the coding sequence ATGAGCATTAAAGTAGCGATTAACGGTTTCGGCCGCATCGGCCGGCTGGCTTTGCGCCAAATCATCAAAACCGACGGTATCGAAGTAGTGGCGGTAAACGATTTAACGCCTGCCGATATGCTGCTGCACCTGTTCAAATACGATTCCACCCAAGGCCGTTTTCAAGGTAAAGCCGAATTAAAAGATGATGCGATTGTGGTAAACGGCAAAGAAATCAAAGTGTTTGCCGACCCCGATCCGGAAAACCTGCCTTGGGGCGAGTTGGGCATTGATGTGGTGCTGGAATGTACGGGCTTCTTCACAAAACAGGAAAAAGCCGAAAAACACATTAAAGCAGGCGCGAAAAAAGTGGTGATTTCCGCTCCCGGCGGCGATATGAAAACCGTGGTTTACGGTGTGAACGAACATGTTTTAGACGGCAGCGAAACCGTGATTTCCGCCGCTTCGTGCACCACCAACTGCTTGGCGCCGATGGCCGACGTGCTGCATAAAGAGTTCGGCATCGTAGAAGGCTTGATGACGACCATCCACGCCTACACCGGCGACCAAAACACCTTAGATGCGCCGCACCGCAAAGGCGACTTCCGCCGCGCCCGTGCCGCTGCATTGAACATCGTGCCGAACACGACCGGCGCGGCCAAAGCCATCGGCTTGGTGATTCCCGATCTGAAAGGCAAATTGGACGGCGCTGCGCAGCGCGTGCCCGTGGCTACCGGTTCGCTTACCGAATTGGTGTCTGTGTTGGAACGCCCCGTTACGGTTGAGGAAGTGAATGCGGCCATGAAAAAGGCTGCCAGCGATTATTATGCTTATAACGAAGACCCGATTGTGTCTTCAGACGTTATCGGCTTGGAAGCAGGCTCTCTGTTTGATGCGACCCAAACCAAAGTGATAACCGTAGGCGACAAACAGCTGGTGAAAACCGTGGCTTGGTACGACAACGAAATGTCTTATACCTGCCAACTGGTGCGTGTGTTGGCATATTTCGCCAAGCTGATCAAATAA
- a CDS encoding lipoprotein signal peptidase: MKPLQNPHLRRISALCAARSFAYLYDMSALAVLLRLELHPHLGVLQRSRFG, translated from the coding sequence TTGAAACCTTTGCAAAACCCCCATCTGCGGCGCATTTCTGCGTTGTGCGCTGCTCGCTCGTTTGCCTATCTGTATGATATGTCTGCACTCGCTGTGCTGCTACGCCTTGAACTGCATCCGCATCTGGGGGTTTTGCAAAGGTCTCGGTTTGGATAA
- the lpxC gene encoding UDP-3-O-acyl-N-acetylglucosamine deacetylase, with amino-acid sequence MQQRTLAKSIHVTGVGLHSGERVALTLNPAPENSGISFRRTDLEGVQGETIKLNPYLINDTRLSSTVVTEHGVRVGTIEHIMSALAAYGVDNALIELNAPEIPIMDGSSLPFIYLLQDAGIVDQKAQKRFLKILKPVEVQESGKWVRFTPYDGFKVTLTIEFDHPVFNRSSPTFEIDFAGKSYIDEIARARTFGFMQEVELMRSHNLGLGGNLSNAIVIDDTDVLNPEGLRYPDEFVRHKILDAIGDLYIVGHPIIGAFEGYKSGHAINNALLRAILADESCYEWVEFPHDEDLPAAFHSLSNAA; translated from the coding sequence ATGCAGCAAAGAACATTGGCGAAATCCATTCATGTTACCGGCGTCGGCCTGCACTCCGGCGAGCGTGTGGCATTAACGCTGAATCCCGCGCCTGAAAACAGCGGCATTTCTTTCCGCCGCACCGATTTGGAAGGCGTGCAGGGCGAAACCATCAAGCTCAATCCCTATTTGATTAACGATACGCGCTTGTCTTCCACCGTGGTTACCGAACACGGCGTGCGCGTCGGCACCATCGAGCACATCATGTCGGCTTTGGCTGCTTACGGTGTGGATAACGCTTTAATCGAATTGAACGCGCCCGAAATCCCGATTATGGACGGCTCGAGCCTGCCCTTTATTTATCTGCTGCAAGATGCGGGTATTGTCGATCAAAAAGCCCAAAAACGCTTTTTAAAGATTTTGAAGCCGGTAGAAGTGCAAGAAAGCGGCAAGTGGGTGCGTTTTACCCCTTACGACGGCTTCAAAGTAACGCTGACCATCGAATTCGACCACCCCGTGTTCAACCGCAGCAGCCCCACTTTTGAAATCGACTTCGCCGGAAAATCGTATATCGACGAAATCGCCCGCGCCCGCACGTTCGGCTTTATGCAGGAAGTGGAACTGATGCGCTCGCACAATCTCGGTTTGGGCGGCAATCTTTCCAACGCCATCGTAATCGACGACACCGATGTGTTGAACCCCGAAGGCTTGCGTTATCCCGACGAATTTGTGCGCCATAAAATTCTCGATGCCATCGGCGACCTATACATCGTCGGCCACCCGATCATCGGCGCGTTTGAAGGCTATAAATCCGGCCATGCCATCAACAATGCGTTGCTGCGTGCTATTTTGGCAGACGAATCCTGTTATGAATGGGTGGAATTTCCGCATGATGAAGACTTGCCCGCTGCGTTCCACAGCTTGTCGAATGCTGCATAA
- the ggt gene encoding gamma-glutamyltransferase: protein MKTLYSLLASLTLAAYVQTASANPPPLDRPQEVQTAVENHAPEQGTGITEQKLVRAKEFMAASANPFATEAGYEILKRGGSAIDAMIAMQTTLSLTEPQSSGLGGGAFLVYWDNKKKKLTTFDARETAPKAAKPELFLDENGKPLEFIQAVVGGRSVGVPGVPKLLEDVHKRYGRLPWHTLFDKPIELAQNGFPVSARMARSIEQNREQLQRHPATAAYFMPEGKPLKEGTLLKNPEFAATVKLLAKQGSSPFYRGIPAFNIVKTVIGMSDNPGRISIEDFKNYQVIERAPVCMPYREYEICGMDAPSSGGITLGQIFGILQNFNMRALGADNILSWRLLGDASRLAFADRNHYIADPEFTDVPVSAMLHPAYLKLRADLIADHYGALKDVMPGGFARTQAKGEAVELPSTSHLVIVDKDGNVVSMTTSIENAFGSTLMANGYLLNNELTDFSFKPVDEEGRPVANSVAGGKRPRSSMAPTIVLKNGEPYLAVGSPGGSRIIGYVAKTLTAHLDWGMDIQQAIDLPNMLNRTGTYELEQNTPAADKAFILERLGYKVQVRDLNSGTQGIVIGADGLQGGADPRREGKVMGD, encoded by the coding sequence ATGAAAACCTTATACAGTTTGTTGGCTAGTTTGACACTGGCCGCTTATGTACAAACAGCTTCGGCCAACCCGCCGCCTTTGGACCGGCCTCAAGAAGTTCAGACGGCTGTGGAAAACCATGCACCCGAACAGGGCACGGGAATTACCGAGCAAAAGTTAGTGCGGGCCAAAGAGTTTATGGCAGCATCGGCCAACCCTTTCGCTACCGAAGCCGGTTATGAAATTTTGAAACGCGGCGGTAGTGCGATCGACGCCATGATTGCCATGCAGACTACATTGAGCTTAACCGAACCGCAGTCTTCAGGTTTGGGCGGTGGTGCATTTTTGGTGTATTGGGATAATAAAAAGAAAAAGTTGACAACATTTGATGCGCGGGAAACCGCACCGAAAGCCGCCAAACCGGAGCTTTTTTTAGATGAAAACGGCAAACCGCTGGAATTTATACAAGCGGTGGTTGGCGGCCGTTCGGTGGGTGTACCGGGCGTGCCGAAACTTTTGGAAGATGTCCACAAACGCTATGGCAGATTGCCGTGGCACACTTTGTTTGACAAGCCGATAGAGCTGGCACAAAACGGTTTTCCCGTATCGGCGCGGATGGCACGTTCCATCGAGCAAAATCGGGAGCAGTTGCAACGCCATCCCGCCACCGCTGCATATTTTATGCCCGAAGGCAAACCGCTTAAAGAAGGTACGCTGCTGAAAAATCCCGAATTTGCGGCTACGGTAAAACTGCTTGCCAAACAAGGCAGTTCACCGTTTTATAGAGGTATTCCCGCGTTCAATATCGTTAAAACCGTTATCGGTATGTCGGATAATCCCGGCCGGATTTCAATTGAAGACTTCAAAAATTATCAGGTAATCGAACGTGCCCCTGTTTGTATGCCTTACCGCGAATATGAAATTTGCGGTATGGATGCGCCGAGTTCCGGCGGCATCACATTAGGACAAATTTTCGGGATTTTGCAGAATTTCAATATGCGGGCCTTGGGTGCGGACAATATTTTAAGCTGGCGTTTGCTCGGTGATGCTTCCCGACTGGCTTTTGCCGACCGTAATCATTACATTGCCGATCCCGAATTTACCGATGTGCCGGTGAGTGCCATGTTGCATCCTGCTTACTTGAAATTGCGCGCCGATTTGATTGCCGACCATTACGGCGCATTGAAAGATGTGATGCCCGGCGGTTTTGCACGTACACAGGCTAAAGGCGAGGCTGTCGAGTTGCCGTCTACCAGCCATCTGGTGATTGTGGATAAAGACGGTAATGTTGTTTCTATGACCACGTCGATTGAAAATGCTTTCGGCTCTACTTTGATGGCCAACGGTTACCTGCTTAACAACGAGCTGACCGATTTTTCATTCAAACCCGTTGATGAAGAAGGCAGACCGGTAGCCAACAGCGTGGCAGGTGGAAAACGCCCGCGTTCTTCGATGGCACCGACTATCGTGCTGAAAAACGGCGAACCTTATCTGGCAGTCGGCTCGCCCGGCGGCAGCCGTATTATCGGCTATGTGGCCAAAACCTTGACCGCCCATCTCGATTGGGGCATGGATATTCAACAAGCTATTGATTTGCCGAATATGCTTAACCGAACCGGTACTTATGAGCTGGAACAAAACACGCCGGCCGCCGATAAAGCCTTTATTCTGGAAAGATTGGGCTATAAAGTGCAGGTGCGTGATTTGAATTCGGGCACACAAGGCATTGTTATCGGTGCCGATGGGTTGCAGGGCGGTGCCGATCCGCGCCGCGAAGGTAAAGTGATGGGGGATTGA
- the gnd gene encoding decarboxylating NADP(+)-dependent phosphogluconate dehydrogenase, whose protein sequence is MKGDIGVIGLAVMGQNLILNMNDKGFKIVAFNRTVSKVDDFLNGAAKGTNIIGAYSLQDLVDKLEKPRKIMLMVRAGAVVDEFIDQLVPLLDKDDIIIDGGNANFPDSTRRTKELAEKGIRFVGAGVSGGEEGARNGPSIMPGGNEEAWPHVKPILQAIAAKTPQGEPCCDWVGRDGAGHFVKMVHNGIEYGDMQLICEAYQFMKDGLGLNYSQMHEIFSIWNRTELDSYLIQITADILGFKDENGEPLVEKILDTAGQKGTGKWTGINALDLGIPLTLITESVFARCVSAFKEQRVQAGKLFNKTIKPVAGDKTEWVEALREALLASKIISYAQGFMLIREASEVNDWALNYGQTALLWREGCIIRSAFLGNIRDAYEANPDLVFLGADPYFKNILENCLPAWRKVVAKAVECGIPMPCMASAITFLDGYTTERLPANLLQAQRDYFGAHTYERTDKPRGEFFHTNWTGKGGDTASTTYDI, encoded by the coding sequence ATGAAAGGCGATATCGGCGTTATCGGTTTGGCCGTAATGGGTCAAAACCTAATTTTGAACATGAACGACAAAGGCTTCAAAATTGTGGCCTTCAACCGCACTGTTTCTAAAGTAGATGACTTTCTCAACGGTGCAGCCAAAGGCACCAATATTATCGGTGCTTATTCTTTGCAAGACTTGGTAGACAAACTCGAGAAACCGAGAAAAATCATGCTAATGGTGAGAGCCGGTGCTGTAGTAGACGAGTTTATCGACCAACTTGTTCCCTTATTGGATAAAGACGACATCATTATCGACGGCGGCAACGCTAATTTTCCCGATTCTACCCGCCGTACCAAAGAGCTGGCCGAAAAAGGCATCCGCTTTGTCGGCGCAGGCGTATCGGGCGGTGAAGAAGGTGCGCGCAACGGCCCTTCGATTATGCCCGGCGGCAACGAAGAAGCTTGGCCGCATGTGAAACCGATTTTACAGGCCATCGCCGCGAAAACCCCGCAAGGCGAGCCTTGCTGCGATTGGGTAGGCCGCGACGGTGCCGGACATTTCGTAAAAATGGTGCACAACGGCATCGAATACGGCGATATGCAGCTCATTTGCGAAGCCTATCAGTTTATGAAAGACGGTTTGGGCTTGAATTATTCGCAAATGCACGAAATCTTCAGCATTTGGAACCGTACCGAGTTAGATTCTTACCTGATTCAGATTACCGCTGACATTCTCGGCTTCAAAGACGAAAACGGCGAACCGCTGGTGGAAAAAATCCTCGATACCGCCGGGCAAAAAGGCACCGGCAAATGGACGGGCATCAACGCCCTCGATTTGGGCATTCCGTTGACCCTGATTACCGAATCGGTGTTCGCCCGCTGCGTTTCCGCCTTTAAAGAACAGCGCGTTCAGGCAGGAAAACTGTTCAATAAAACCATCAAGCCGGTGGCAGGCGATAAAACCGAATGGGTGGAAGCCCTGCGTGAAGCTTTGCTCGCTTCAAAAATTATTTCTTATGCACAAGGTTTTATGTTGATTCGCGAAGCCAGCGAAGTAAACGATTGGGCATTGAACTACGGCCAAACCGCTTTGCTGTGGCGTGAAGGCTGCATCATCCGCAGCGCGTTTTTAGGCAACATCCGCGATGCTTACGAAGCCAACCCCGATTTGGTTTTCTTGGGAGCGGATCCGTATTTCAAAAACATTCTCGAAAACTGTTTGCCGGCATGGCGCAAAGTGGTGGCCAAAGCCGTTGAGTGCGGCATTCCCATGCCCTGCATGGCATCTGCAATCACTTTCTTAGACGGCTACACCACCGAACGCCTGCCTGCCAACCTGTTGCAAGCCCAACGCGACTATTTCGGTGCGCACACCTACGAGCGTACCGACAAACCGCGCGGCGAGTTTTTCCACACCAACTGGACGGGCAAAGGCGGCGATACGGCATCGACCACTTACGATATTTGA